DNA from Halobaculum sp. XH14:
ATTCGCGACGCCGACGTCGAGGGTGACACCCCGCCGGCGTGCCCCGACTGCGGCGACGAGATGGCGTTCGAGTGCTCGGCCGCGTCGACCGGCTGCGCCTGCTGATGGCCGATGAACCTGAACCTTCTTCACGGAAATCCTCTCTCGCTCGCTTCGTTCGCTCACTCGTCGACCCCCTGCAACACCCGTTCATGCCGAGGGATTCCTTTGGAAGCCCACTGCTGACGGAATCGAAGCTTTCCCGATCAAACTGCCCCGAGCGCGGTCGGCGCGGCGAACTCGCCTCCCCGGGTCACGGTACGACTGCTGGTGGCACCGCCGTCGGATTGCCGCACTCCTACAGCGCGATCGGATCGTCCGTCAGTTCCGGGAACGGGTTGTCGAACGACTCCCGGTCCTGGTCGAGTTCCGTCTCGGTGAGCAGGCAGTCCTCCAGCGCCGCCCGGACCGCCGGCTCGTCCATCTCGCGGCCGATGACGACCAGTTCGGTCCGCCGGTCGCCGAACTCCTCGTCCCACTCCACGTCGGGGTTCATCCGGCGCTGCATCTCCCGGCGCGACTCATCCATCGCGGCCATCCACTGCCGGTCGGGTTCGACCCGAACCGAGGGGCCGGCCTGACCCAGGAACAGCGCCGTCTCGTCCCGCCCGGCGACCCAGATGGTCCCCTTCGATCGGATCACTGAGTCGGGGAGGTCGCGGGCGAACGCCGCGAAGCGCTCGGGGTGGAACGGCCGGCGCGCGCGGAAGACGAACGAGTCCACGCCGTACTCCGACTGGGGCGTGTGGCGGTCGTGGTCGGCGTGGTCCGCGTCGCCGTCGTGTTCGCCGTGTTCGTCGCTGCCGCCCTCGCCGTGTTCGTGCCCATCGTCGCCGTGGTGGTGCCCCTCGGCGTGTTCGGCCGCCCGCTGCCAGGCGGCCGTCTCGCTCACCGTGTCCACGTCGAACAGCCCGGTCCCGAGCAGTTTGCCGGGGTCGACGGCGCCGTGGGTCGTCCGGACGATTCGCGCCCGGGGGTTGAGCGATTCGAGCAGGTCCTCGGTCCCCGCCAGCGCCGCCT
Protein-coding regions in this window:
- a CDS encoding CobW family GTP-binding protein, which encodes MNGGTPVTILSGSLGAGKTTTLNHLLSNPGGRRIAVLVNDMGEVNVDAERVEAGADGVAELSNGCICCDLRDDLEVAVSKLAREREFDHLVVESSGISEPAPVARLFTTGAASAPYDLDTLATVVNAETFRETLAEEDLVTTEDLRRKRPGQAERRDGETRPISDLLVGQVECADVLLVNKCDLVDEAALAGTEDLLESLNPRARIVRTTHGAVDPGKLLGTGLFDVDTVSETAAWQRAAEHAEGHHHGDDGHEHGEGGSDEHGEHDGDADHADHDRHTPQSEYGVDSFVFRARRPFHPERFAAFARDLPDSVIRSKGTIWVAGRDETALFLGQAGPSVRVEPDRQWMAAMDESRREMQRRMNPDVEWDEEFGDRRTELVVIGREMDEPAVRAALEDCLLTETELDQDRESFDNPFPELTDDPIAL